Proteins encoded together in one Pseudorca crassidens isolate mPseCra1 chromosome 17, mPseCra1.hap1, whole genome shotgun sequence window:
- the DERL1 gene encoding derlin-1 isoform X8, giving the protein MSDIGDWFRSIPAITRYWFAATVAVPLVGKLGLISPAYFFLWPEAFLYRFQIWRPITATFYFPVGPGTGFLYLVNLYFLYQYSTRLETGAFDGRPADYLFMLLFNWICIVITGLAMDMQLLMIPLIMSVLYVWAQLNRDMIVSFWFGTRFKACYLPWVILGFNYIIGGSVINELIGNLVGHLYFFLMFRYPMDLGGRNFLSTPQFL; this is encoded by the exons ATGTCGGACATCGGGGACTGGTTCAGGAGCATCCCGGCCATCACGCGCTATTGGTTCGCCGCCACCGTCGCGGTGCCCTTAGTCGGCAAACTCGGTCTCATCAGCCCGGCCTATTTCTTCCTCTGGCCCGAAGCCTTCCTCTATCGCTTCCAG ATTTGGAGGCCGATTACTGCCACCTTTTATTTCCCTGTGGGTCCAGGAACTGGATTTCTTTATTTGgtcaatttgtatttcttatatCAGTACTCTACACGACTCGAAACAG GAGCTTTTGATGGGAGGCCAGCAGACTATTTATTCATGCTCCTCTTCAACTGGATTTGCATCGTG ATTACTGGCTTAGCAATGGATATGCAG TTGCTGATGATTCCTCTGATCATGTCAGTACTTTATGTCTGGGCCCAGCTGAACAGAGACATGATTGTATCATTTTGGTTTGGAACACGATTTAAG GCCTGTTATTTACCTTGGGTTATCCTTGGATTCAACTATATCATCGGAGGCTC GGTCATCAATGAGCTAATTGGAAATCTTGTTggacatctttatttcttcctcatgtTCAGATACCCAATGGACTTGGGAGGAAGGAATTTTCTATCCACGCCTCAGTTTTT atga
- the DERL1 gene encoding derlin-1 isoform X7, translated as MSDIGDWFRSIPAITRYWFAATVAVPLVGKLGLISPAYFFLWPEAFLYRFQIWRPITATFYFPVGPGTGFLYLVNLYFLYQYSTRLETGAFDGRPADYLFMLLFNWICIVITGLAMDMQLLMIPLIMSVLYVWAQLNRDMIVSFWFGTRFKACYLPWVILGFNYIIGGSVINELIGNLVGHLYFFLMFRYPMDLGGRNFLSTPQFLV; from the exons ATGTCGGACATCGGGGACTGGTTCAGGAGCATCCCGGCCATCACGCGCTATTGGTTCGCCGCCACCGTCGCGGTGCCCTTAGTCGGCAAACTCGGTCTCATCAGCCCGGCCTATTTCTTCCTCTGGCCCGAAGCCTTCCTCTATCGCTTCCAG ATTTGGAGGCCGATTACTGCCACCTTTTATTTCCCTGTGGGTCCAGGAACTGGATTTCTTTATTTGgtcaatttgtatttcttatatCAGTACTCTACACGACTCGAAACAG GAGCTTTTGATGGGAGGCCAGCAGACTATTTATTCATGCTCCTCTTCAACTGGATTTGCATCGTG ATTACTGGCTTAGCAATGGATATGCAG TTGCTGATGATTCCTCTGATCATGTCAGTACTTTATGTCTGGGCCCAGCTGAACAGAGACATGATTGTATCATTTTGGTTTGGAACACGATTTAAG GCCTGTTATTTACCTTGGGTTATCCTTGGATTCAACTATATCATCGGAGGCTC GGTCATCAATGAGCTAATTGGAAATCTTGTTggacatctttatttcttcctcatgtTCAGATACCCAATGGACTTGGGAGGAAGGAATTTTCTATCCACGCCTCAGTTTTT GGTatga
- the DERL1 gene encoding derlin-1 isoform X6, whose translation MSDIGDWFRSIPAITRYWFAATVAVPLVGKLGLISPAYFFLWPEAFLYRFQIWRPITATFYFPVGPGTGFLYLVNLYFLYQYSTRLETGAFDGRPADYLFMLLFNWICIVITGLAMDMQLLMIPLIMSVLYVWAQLNRDMIVSFWFGTRFKACYLPWVILGFNYIIGGSVINELIGNLVGHLYFFLMFRYPMDLGGRNFLSTPQFFPTGAVRPHQDGRWEVWS comes from the exons ATGTCGGACATCGGGGACTGGTTCAGGAGCATCCCGGCCATCACGCGCTATTGGTTCGCCGCCACCGTCGCGGTGCCCTTAGTCGGCAAACTCGGTCTCATCAGCCCGGCCTATTTCTTCCTCTGGCCCGAAGCCTTCCTCTATCGCTTCCAG ATTTGGAGGCCGATTACTGCCACCTTTTATTTCCCTGTGGGTCCAGGAACTGGATTTCTTTATTTGgtcaatttgtatttcttatatCAGTACTCTACACGACTCGAAACAG GAGCTTTTGATGGGAGGCCAGCAGACTATTTATTCATGCTCCTCTTCAACTGGATTTGCATCGTG ATTACTGGCTTAGCAATGGATATGCAG TTGCTGATGATTCCTCTGATCATGTCAGTACTTTATGTCTGGGCCCAGCTGAACAGAGACATGATTGTATCATTTTGGTTTGGAACACGATTTAAG GCCTGTTATTTACCTTGGGTTATCCTTGGATTCAACTATATCATCGGAGGCTC GGTCATCAATGAGCTAATTGGAAATCTTGTTggacatctttatttcttcctcatgtTCAGATACCCAATGGACTTGGGAGGAAGGAATTTTCTATCCACGCCTCAGTTTTT
- the DERL1 gene encoding derlin-1 isoform X4, whose amino-acid sequence MSDIGDWFRSIPAITRYWFAATVAVPLVGKLGLISPAYFFLWPEAFLYRFQIWRPITATFYFPVGPGTGFLYLVNLYFLYQYSTRLETGAFDGRPADYLFMLLFNWICIVITGLAMDMQLLMIPLIMSVLYVWAQLNRDMIVSFWFGTRFKACYLPWVILGFNYIIGGSVINELIGNLVGHLYFFLMFRYPMDLGGRNFLSTPQFLYRWLPSRRGGVSGFGVPPASMRRAADQNGGGGRHNWGQGFRLGDQ is encoded by the exons ATGTCGGACATCGGGGACTGGTTCAGGAGCATCCCGGCCATCACGCGCTATTGGTTCGCCGCCACCGTCGCGGTGCCCTTAGTCGGCAAACTCGGTCTCATCAGCCCGGCCTATTTCTTCCTCTGGCCCGAAGCCTTCCTCTATCGCTTCCAG ATTTGGAGGCCGATTACTGCCACCTTTTATTTCCCTGTGGGTCCAGGAACTGGATTTCTTTATTTGgtcaatttgtatttcttatatCAGTACTCTACACGACTCGAAACAG GAGCTTTTGATGGGAGGCCAGCAGACTATTTATTCATGCTCCTCTTCAACTGGATTTGCATCGTG ATTACTGGCTTAGCAATGGATATGCAG TTGCTGATGATTCCTCTGATCATGTCAGTACTTTATGTCTGGGCCCAGCTGAACAGAGACATGATTGTATCATTTTGGTTTGGAACACGATTTAAG GCCTGTTATTTACCTTGGGTTATCCTTGGATTCAACTATATCATCGGAGGCTC GGTCATCAATGAGCTAATTGGAAATCTTGTTggacatctttatttcttcctcatgtTCAGATACCCAATGGACTTGGGAGGAAGGAATTTTCTATCCACGCCTCAGTTTTT GTACCGCTGGCTGCCCAGCAGGAGAGGAGGGGTGTCAGGGTTTGGTGTGCCCCCCGCTAGCATGAGGCGAGCCGCCGACCAGAACGGCGGAGGCGGGAGACACAACTGGGGACAGGGCTTTAGGCTCGGGGACCAGTGA